GTTGCGGAATGCTCGCGGCCAGGCGCAGGCGGCTCGAGTCGAAGCTCAGGCTGGCCTGGTCGATCAGCGTGGGCAGGTCGTGGCAGGCCTGCGCGCTGTCCAGGCGCCCCTGTGCCCTGAGCTTGTCCATGTCGATGCCCAACTGCTCGAGCAGCTCCAGGGTCAGGCAGGGTTCCACCCGCCCGGTCTGGTCGTTGCGCTTGAAGTCGATGTCACGCCGGCCTACCAGCACCTCGTTGCTGTACAGGTCGACCCGGTAGTTGCCCGGCAGCACGCTGTTGGCCGACAGCAGCAGTTGCAGGTCGACCGTCGATTGCGCGCCCTGCAGAAAGGTGGTGTTGAAACCCTGCAGTTGCGTGTCGGCGTCGGCGTCGGCGTCGGCGGCGGCCAGGCCGGGCAGGGCGGCGCCGATCACCAGCGACAGGGCGTTGCGTTGCCAGGTCGGGCGGGGCGTGCTGCGCTTGGACGCGCGCGCGCCTGCGTCGGCCCCGCGGACGGGGCGGGCTGCGATGGACAGAGACATACGGGGAACCTATTTCATGTCCCGGCACGGGCTGGGCACGGGGAGGCTGCACGCAAACCGGCGCGCGAGGTAGGGCGCGGCGGTTTTCAGAAGGCGATGGTGGGTTCTGCGGGCTTGGCGTTCGCTGGCTGGGCGTTGTCTAGACGCACCGAGTATTTATGTTGGGCGCCATAGTCGTTGATGTTCTTGAAGGTCAGGGTCAGCGAACTTTGTGTCGGCGAAAGTGCGCTACCCAGGGTTTTTTGCGCACCGGGCGCAATCATGGTCGAGTCGGCGCTGAAGACGGTTTGTTTACCCAGCTTCAGTTCGATATCGGCCATGGACACGTGATACAAACTGGGGTTTTTCACGGTCAATTGCGCTTTGCCCGCGTGCGCGGTGAGTTGCCAGACCAGTTGTTCCGGTGCCAACAAGGCATTACCGGGCAAGTTGGCCGGGCGGAAGAAAATCTTGATGCGTTGGCGCACTGCCAACTGCAAGGTATTGGCTTGGCCAGTGGCTTGTGGAATTTCCTGGACATTCAGCCACACCACCGATTCGCGATCGGTCGGCAGGCCTTGGCCTTCATACAGAATGCGCAGCAGTTGTTCCTGCTTGGGCAATACCCTGGCCAGCGGCGGGGTAATGGCGAACGGCACTTGCGCCAGTTCGCTGTCGCCACCATCCACCCAGGATTGCACCAGGACTTCCTGGTTGCCATTGCGCACGGTGACGTTGGCTTCCTTGTGCGCGCCGTCGAACACGACGCGGGTGGCGCTGAGGGAAATGCTGGCGGTTGCCTGGGCGGCGACGAGCATGCCCAGCAAGCCGAGCACGGGATACACGGAACGACGCAACATGGTCGGGCACCTTGCGGGATGAACAAGTGGCGAGGCTTTGCAGCCTCGCGCATGGGGCACCTGCGGGGCGATTACTCGTACTGCAGGATGAACGGCAGGGTGGCGTCACCACGACCGGCGGTGGCGGTGCCGGCAGCGCCGGTGGTCACGTAGGCGGCGGAGAAGCTCAGGGTGGCGTCGCCGCCCTCGGCACCGGTGCCGTGCACGTCGCTCTGGATCTTGGCGGTGGCCGCCGAGCTCAGGTCGATCAGGTTGCCGGCTGGGTCGAGCAGGGCGATACCGACGTTGGCGGCAGTGCCGGTGCCTTTGGTCAGGGCCAGGACTTTCTTGCCGGTTACCAGGCCCGAACCGCCGCTGTTGGCGTCAAAGACCATGGACACCTTGGTGCCGACGTTGCAGTTGACGTTGAGGTTGAAGTCCTTGCCGGTGACGCGGCCCGATGCCGGGTTCTCGGCGGTGCCCATGTCCTTGATCGAGACAGTGCCCATGTCCACGGCGATGACGCGGTCGGCATTGGCGCCGTCGACCGAGCAGGCGTCATTGTTGATCACGCCGGTGAAGGCGATCTTGCCGCTGCCGCCTTTGATCGGGCCGGTAGGTTCGGCGGCGAAGGCGCCGGCGGAAGCGGCGATCAGCGACAGGGTCAATGCGGCCAGGGAGAACTTTTTCATTTTGATGTCCACGCGATTATTGGTAAGTGCTGCATGTGAAATGCACGCTTACGATAAGTCGCGTGGGCTTATTACCACATCAGACGAATCTGAATGCTAGCCGGGTGCCATTGTTTCAATTGAACACATTGCCCGCCAGGCAATAGGCCAACAACTCCTGGTCACTATTAACCTCAAGTTTGCGCATGGCCGAAACTTTCTGCGCGCTGATGGTTTTGGTGCTGCGGTTTTGGCTGCGGGCAATTTCACTGACACTTTGTCCGGCCACGAACAGGCGCAATATTTCAAACTCCTTGGGCGACAGGCTCTCCACCCGTTGATCGAGCGCGGTGGTGCAGGCGATGACCGAGTTGCGCGCAGGGGCTTGCGAGCGGTAGGGATTGTTGCGGGCGACGGCATTGAGGGCTTTTTCGATTTCGCCGTGCAACTGGCTCTTCTGGATGACGCCGTCCACCCCCAGTTCGTGCAGCCGCGTGAGGATCAGCGGGTTGGAAATCATGGTCAGGACCAGGACTCGTATCGCTGGGTAGTGGCGCTTGAGGTATTCGATCAGTTTCAGGCCGTCGCCATAGGGCGAGTCGGCCGGCATGTTGTAGTCGGAGATGACCACGTCTACCGCTTGGGTTTCGAGCAGATCGATCAGCCCTTGCGAGCAGACCGCTTCGCCGACCACGCAAAAGCGCGAGTCGCGCTCGACCAGTTCGCGCACGCCGAGCAGCACGATCGGGTGATCGTCGGCGATGATGACCTTGAGTTTTTCCATAAAAGACGACCCGTTAGCCGGTGCGGATGGGAGGGGTGTTTCCATTGGTGTTGAGCGCTTGGGGGATTCTATTGGAGTGTGGCCAGGATTGCCGCCAGCCTGGCCAGCACCTCTTCCACGCGCCCGGCCAGGGGCGCATCGAGTGGCGCGCCAAGCAGGGCATTTTCCAGTGCGCAGCATTGCTCGGCCAGGGCTCGGGCCTGCACGGCGCCCAGGGCGCCGGCGATGCTGTGCAGGCGCTCGCCCAGGCGCTGGCTGTCGTGTTGTGCCAGGGCCTGGCGCAGATGATCCATGTCTTGCTGCAAGGTGCTGACGAACAGCGCGCGCATGGCCGGCGACAGTTGCACGGTGTCGGCTGGCACGGGCGCCTTCGGTGCGACCAAGGTGTCAGGTGCCGGGCGGCTGGGGCCGTCGGCCAGGTTTGGCCGGCACAAGCGCACCAGGTGGCTGCGCAAGGTTTGCAGGCTCAATGGCTTGACCATCCAGGCATGCATGCCCACCTCGAGGCAGCGTTGGCCTTCCTCGCGCAAGGCGTTGGCGGTGACGCCGATGATCGGCAGCTGGCTATCGTGCTGGCGTAGCGTCCTGGCCAGTTCATAGCCGTTGATCAGCGGCATGTTCACATCGGTCAGCACCGCGTCGAACAGGCCGGGCTGCCAGCGTTGCAGGGCTTGCTCGCCATTGGCCGCGAGCACCGTGGTGCAGCCCAGCGCTTCGAGCTGTTCCTGGAGGATCGCCTGGTTGATCGGGTTGTCCTCGGCCACCAGGATATGCAGGCGCAGGGCGGCGCGCTGTTGTTGCGCCGCCTGCTGCTCATCTGCCACGCCGCCCTGGCGGACCTGGGCAATGAGCCGGGCGATGGCGCGCACATCGTGCATGTCCACTTGCCAGCGACCATCGACCCAGGTTGCGGGTACGGGGCCGTCGCTGCTGGCGCAGATGCGCGTGCCTTGCCAGGGTTCGGCGTCCGGGCAGTCGAGCAGGTCCACCCGCAGGGCCTGGGCGTTGTCCTGCTCCTGCGCTGGGATCGTCAGGGTCGCGGCGATGCCCAGGCGCTGCAGCCAGTCGACGCAGTG
The window above is part of the Pseudomonas muyukensis genome. Proteins encoded here:
- a CDS encoding fimbrial biogenesis chaperone; the encoded protein is MLRRSVYPVLGLLGMLVAAQATASISLSATRVVFDGAHKEANVTVRNGNQEVLVQSWVDGGDSELAQVPFAITPPLARVLPKQEQLLRILYEGQGLPTDRESVVWLNVQEIPQATGQANTLQLAVRQRIKIFFRPANLPGNALLAPEQLVWQLTAHAGKAQLTVKNPSLYHVSMADIELKLGKQTVFSADSTMIAPGAQKTLGSALSPTQSSLTLTFKNINDYGAQHKYSVRLDNAQPANAKPAEPTIAF
- a CDS encoding fimbrial protein, coding for MKKFSLAALTLSLIAASAGAFAAEPTGPIKGGSGKIAFTGVINNDACSVDGANADRVIAVDMGTVSIKDMGTAENPASGRVTGKDFNLNVNCNVGTKVSMVFDANSGGSGLVTGKKVLALTKGTGTAANVGIALLDPAGNLIDLSSAATAKIQSDVHGTGAEGGDATLSFSAAYVTTGAAGTATAGRGDATLPFILQYE
- a CDS encoding response regulator; the protein is MEKLKVIIADDHPIVLLGVRELVERDSRFCVVGEAVCSQGLIDLLETQAVDVVISDYNMPADSPYGDGLKLIEYLKRHYPAIRVLVLTMISNPLILTRLHELGVDGVIQKSQLHGEIEKALNAVARNNPYRSQAPARNSVIACTTALDQRVESLSPKEFEILRLFVAGQSVSEIARSQNRSTKTISAQKVSAMRKLEVNSDQELLAYCLAGNVFN